The following are encoded together in the Lagopus muta isolate bLagMut1 chromosome Z, bLagMut1 primary, whole genome shotgun sequence genome:
- the SREK1 gene encoding splicing regulatory glutamine/lysine-rich protein 1 isoform X3, producing the protein MTSLMPGAGLLPIPTPTPLTTLGVSLGTLGAIPAAALDPNITALGEIPQPPIMGNVDPSKIDEIRRTVYVGNLNSQTTTADQLLEFFKQVGEVKFVRMAGDETQPTRFAFVEFADQNSVPRALAFNGVMFGDRPLKINHSNNAIVKPPEMTPQAAAKELEEVMKRVREAQSFISAAIEPESGKSSERKGGRSRSHSRSESRSSSKSRSRRKRSHSKHRSRSGNRSLSRHKDRRRSRSPLKKRSRSKERRKSRSRSRSRDKKRDKEKVKEKEKTKEKERDRDKEKERDRDRDKERERERDKERNRDKDRDKDKDRNKDRERVKDRDRDRDKEREKEKDEKEEDREDVDQNKEKDDDKDGEKDREKMKDREGDKDKGGDKEKEREKEKERDGDKEREREKERDDKKKKDKRSRTPPRSYSSSRRSRSSSRERRKRKSRSLSKSPKTSKGTKRKSSRTPSPRRNKKEKKRERDTYNEGRERERSTSKKKSSKEKEGREKSDKSTTTLKDKDHAKEDQNSETDKDVDNRDTQRTDEVKLQQNGNCQPNEDNLSIKMEEV; encoded by the exons ATGACAAGCCTGATGCCTGGTGCAGGGTTGCTTCCAATACCTACACCAACGCCTTTAACAACA CTTGGTGTTTCACTTGGCACTTTGGGAGCAATACCAGCAGCAGCATTGGACCCTAACATTACTGCACTGGGAGAAATACCCCAGCCACCAATAATGGGGAATGTGGACCCATCCAAAATTGATGAAATCAGGAGAACAGTATATGTTGGAAACTTGAATTCACAG ACCACAACAGCTGATCAGCTGCTTGAATTCTTTAAGCAAGTTGGAGAAGTCAAATTTGTGCGAATGGCAGGTGATGAGACTCAACCAACACGATTTGCTTTTGTGGAATTTGCAGACCAAAATTCTGTACCTCGAGCTCTTGCCTTTAATGGAGTTATGTTTGGAGACAGGCCACTAAA AATAAATCACTCCAATAATGCAATAGTGAAGCCTCCTGAAATGACACCACAGGCTGCTGCCAAGGAACTGGAAGAAGTGATGAAGAGAGTAAGGGAAGCTCAGTCTTTCATATCTGCTGCTATTGAGCCAG agtctggaaagagcagtgaaagaaaaggcGGTCGATCTCGTTCCCATTCTCGTTCAGAATCCAGGTCTAGCTCAAAATCCCGATCTAGAAGGAAAAGATCACATTCAAAACAcag AAGTCGGTCTGGCAACAGATCGCTCTCAAGACACAAGGACAGGCGCAGATCCAGAAGTCCCCTGAAAAAACGATCTAGATCTAAGGAAAGGCGGAAATCAAGGAGTCGGTCTCGCTCTCG GGACAAGAAAAGAGACAAGGAAAAggtcaaggaaaaagaaaagaccaaagaaaaggagagagaccgagacaaggagaaggaaagagaccGGGATAGAgacaaagaaagggaaagagagagagataaagaGAGAAACAGGGATAAGGACAGGGATAAAGACAAAGATCGAAACAAAGATCGGGAGAGAGTCAAAGATAGGGATAGAGACAGGgacaaggaaagggaaaaggagaaagatgaaaaggaagaagacaggGAAGATGTAGatcagaacaaagaaaaagatgatgaCAAAGATGGGGAGAAAGATAGAGAGAAGATGAAGGATAGGGAGGGAGATAAGGACAAGGGAGgggacaaagagaaagaaagagaaaaagaaaaggaaagagatgggGATAAGGAGAGGGAGcgagaaaaagagagagatgataaaaagaagaaagataagaGATCCAGAACTCCCCCAAGAAGCTATAGCTCTTCAAGAAGATCGCGTAGCTCCAGCAG AGAAAGGCGTAAGAGGAAGAGTAGAAGTCTTTCTAAGTCTCCTAAAACATccaaaggaacaaaaagaaagtcttCACGAACTCCTTCTCCAAGAAG aaacaagaaagagaaaaaaagagaacgaGATACATAtaatgaaggaagagaaagagaacgCTCCACctccaagaaaaaaagtagtaaagagaaagagggaagggagaaatcTGACAAAAGCACCACTACTTTGAAG GACAAAGATCACGCTAAAGAGGATCAGAATTCAGAAACTGACAAAGATGTTGACAACAGAGATACACAAAGGACAGATGAAGTCAAACTTCAGCAGAATGGAAACTGTCAACCAAACGAAGATAACCTCTCAATTAAAATGGAAGAGGTTTAA
- the SREK1 gene encoding splicing regulatory glutamine/lysine-rich protein 1 isoform X2 produces MLSFASSGKIPDEAKALSLLAPAPTMTSLMPGAGLLPIPTPTPLTTLGVSLGTLGAIPAAALDPNITALGEIPQPPIMGNVDPSKIDEIRRTVYVGNLNSQTTTADQLLEFFKQVGEVKFVRMAGDETQPTRFAFVEFADQNSVPRALAFNGVMFGDRPLKINHSNNAIVKPPEMTPQAAAKELEEVMKRVREAQSFISAAIEPESGKSSERKGGRSRSHSRSESRSSSKSRSRRKRSHSKHRSRSGNRSLSRHKDRRRSRSPLKKRSRSKERRKSRSRSRSRDKKRDKEKVKEKEKTKEKERDRDKEKERDRDRDKERERERDKERNRDKDRDKDKDRNKDRERVKDRDRDRDKEREKEKDEKEEDREDVDQNKEKDDDKDGEKDREKMKDREGDKDKGGDKEKEREKEKERDGDKEREREKERDDKKKKDKRSRTPPRSYSSSRRSRSSSRERRKRKSRSLSKSPKTSKGTKRKSSRTPSPRRNKKEKKRERDTYNEGRERERSTSKKKSSKEKEGREKSDKSTTTLKDKDHAKEDQNSETDKDVDNRDTQRTDEVKLQQNGNCQPNEDNLSIKMEEV; encoded by the exons atgctttcatttgcttcttCAGGTAAAATCCCAGATGAAGCCAAAGCCCTTTCTCTATTGGCGCCTGCTCCTACTATGACAAGCCTGATGCCTGGTGCAGGGTTGCTTCCAATACCTACACCAACGCCTTTAACAACA CTTGGTGTTTCACTTGGCACTTTGGGAGCAATACCAGCAGCAGCATTGGACCCTAACATTACTGCACTGGGAGAAATACCCCAGCCACCAATAATGGGGAATGTGGACCCATCCAAAATTGATGAAATCAGGAGAACAGTATATGTTGGAAACTTGAATTCACAG ACCACAACAGCTGATCAGCTGCTTGAATTCTTTAAGCAAGTTGGAGAAGTCAAATTTGTGCGAATGGCAGGTGATGAGACTCAACCAACACGATTTGCTTTTGTGGAATTTGCAGACCAAAATTCTGTACCTCGAGCTCTTGCCTTTAATGGAGTTATGTTTGGAGACAGGCCACTAAA AATAAATCACTCCAATAATGCAATAGTGAAGCCTCCTGAAATGACACCACAGGCTGCTGCCAAGGAACTGGAAGAAGTGATGAAGAGAGTAAGGGAAGCTCAGTCTTTCATATCTGCTGCTATTGAGCCAG agtctggaaagagcagtgaaagaaaaggcGGTCGATCTCGTTCCCATTCTCGTTCAGAATCCAGGTCTAGCTCAAAATCCCGATCTAGAAGGAAAAGATCACATTCAAAACAcag AAGTCGGTCTGGCAACAGATCGCTCTCAAGACACAAGGACAGGCGCAGATCCAGAAGTCCCCTGAAAAAACGATCTAGATCTAAGGAAAGGCGGAAATCAAGGAGTCGGTCTCGCTCTCG GGACAAGAAAAGAGACAAGGAAAAggtcaaggaaaaagaaaagaccaaagaaaaggagagagaccgagacaaggagaaggaaagagaccGGGATAGAgacaaagaaagggaaagagagagagataaagaGAGAAACAGGGATAAGGACAGGGATAAAGACAAAGATCGAAACAAAGATCGGGAGAGAGTCAAAGATAGGGATAGAGACAGGgacaaggaaagggaaaaggagaaagatgaaaaggaagaagacaggGAAGATGTAGatcagaacaaagaaaaagatgatgaCAAAGATGGGGAGAAAGATAGAGAGAAGATGAAGGATAGGGAGGGAGATAAGGACAAGGGAGgggacaaagagaaagaaagagaaaaagaaaaggaaagagatgggGATAAGGAGAGGGAGcgagaaaaagagagagatgataaaaagaagaaagataagaGATCCAGAACTCCCCCAAGAAGCTATAGCTCTTCAAGAAGATCGCGTAGCTCCAGCAG AGAAAGGCGTAAGAGGAAGAGTAGAAGTCTTTCTAAGTCTCCTAAAACATccaaaggaacaaaaagaaagtcttCACGAACTCCTTCTCCAAGAAG aaacaagaaagagaaaaaaagagaacgaGATACATAtaatgaaggaagagaaagagaacgCTCCACctccaagaaaaaaagtagtaaagagaaagagggaagggagaaatcTGACAAAAGCACCACTACTTTGAAG GACAAAGATCACGCTAAAGAGGATCAGAATTCAGAAACTGACAAAGATGTTGACAACAGAGATACACAAAGGACAGATGAAGTCAAACTTCAGCAGAATGGAAACTGTCAACCAAACGAAGATAACCTCTCAATTAAAATGGAAGAGGTTTAA